In a single window of the Streptomyces cinnabarinus genome:
- a CDS encoding HAD family hydrolase, protein MITFTVAAVVFDCDGTLMDTHPCVRHAVSGMFARRDRSSSPLVHTRLASLALPAQAAILAELLDEPATALLTELEHSTIAALPRLARPMPGALDLVRRTAPRMPTAIASNSSRSLLDATLALAGLADLVPFTVAADEVAAPKPAPDLYLVACDALGVRPEQALAVEDSLTGAHAARAAGVPVLGVGPALARHRSSTDWWTPDLQGVHMVRLDRADQKGTIVRHA, encoded by the coding sequence ATGATCACGTTCACGGTCGCCGCGGTCGTCTTCGACTGCGACGGCACTCTGATGGACACCCACCCGTGCGTCCGCCACGCCGTCAGCGGCATGTTCGCCCGCCGCGACCGCTCCAGCAGCCCGCTGGTGCACACACGGCTGGCCTCACTGGCGCTTCCGGCACAGGCCGCCATCCTCGCCGAGCTGCTCGACGAGCCGGCGACCGCGCTGCTGACCGAACTGGAACACAGCACCATTGCCGCCCTTCCACGGCTGGCCCGCCCGATGCCCGGCGCGCTCGACCTCGTGCGCCGCACCGCGCCGAGGATGCCGACCGCGATCGCCAGCAATTCGTCGCGGTCCCTGCTCGACGCCACGCTCGCCCTGGCCGGGCTGGCAGACCTGGTCCCGTTCACTGTGGCCGCCGACGAGGTCGCCGCCCCCAAACCGGCCCCCGACCTCTACCTCGTCGCCTGCGACGCGCTGGGCGTGCGGCCCGAACAGGCGCTCGCCGTCGAGGACTCGCTCACCGGCGCCCATGCCGCCCGGGCCGCCGGAGTGCCGGTCCTGGGCGTAGGCCCCGCACTCGCCCGCCACCGCAGCAGCACCGACTGGTGGACGCCCGACCTGCAGGGCGTGCACATGGTCCGGCTTGACCGCGCGGACCAGAAAGGGACCATCGTCCGGCATGCTTGA
- a CDS encoding FkbM family methyltransferase: MPVSYLRSDADRQYGVGWSAVLRRESAGMVRDVVTAARHATGASRARAPYWMLRRLAGAAGRPLDHEDLVSLSFATPGGGRVRVWVRKNQSDLLILHQIFLERSYDLQAAYALNDCGTLGTIVDLGGNTGQAAAYFTARYRPHTLLTVEPIAESRAVLLRNARASGLNWLVDERAVSDAEGELAFAVSGFWDTCTAVPDVYELRRTRPHRLENILTRPSRTVASVTVERLLDDHGIEHIDLLKVDIEGSERDIFAEPQPWMKHVDRIVMEIHDKYIDGDAVRATLRAAGFTRVPPRSPDPVGFNPVELHVRPEILR; this comes from the coding sequence GTGCCTGTGAGCTATCTGCGTTCTGACGCGGACCGTCAGTACGGTGTCGGCTGGTCGGCTGTCCTGCGGCGGGAGTCCGCGGGCATGGTGCGGGATGTGGTGACGGCCGCGCGGCACGCCACCGGCGCCAGCCGTGCGCGTGCGCCGTACTGGATGCTGCGCCGCTTGGCCGGCGCTGCCGGCCGTCCGCTGGACCATGAGGACCTGGTGTCGTTGTCGTTCGCCACGCCGGGCGGCGGCCGTGTCCGTGTCTGGGTGCGCAAGAACCAGAGCGACCTGCTCATCCTGCACCAGATCTTTCTGGAACGCTCCTATGATCTCCAAGCGGCCTACGCGCTGAACGACTGCGGCACTCTGGGCACGATCGTCGACCTCGGTGGCAACACCGGCCAGGCGGCCGCCTACTTCACCGCCCGCTACCGTCCCCACACGCTGCTGACCGTCGAACCGATCGCCGAGAGCCGCGCGGTGCTGCTGCGCAACGCCCGGGCATCAGGTCTCAACTGGCTTGTCGATGAACGGGCGGTGTCCGACGCAGAGGGTGAACTCGCCTTCGCTGTCAGCGGGTTCTGGGACACCTGCACCGCCGTACCCGATGTGTACGAGCTGCGCCGCACCCGCCCTCACCGGTTGGAGAACATCCTCACGCGCCCCTCGCGCACGGTCGCGTCCGTGACGGTCGAGCGGCTCCTGGACGATCACGGCATCGAGCACATCGACCTGCTCAAGGTCGACATCGAGGGCAGCGAACGCGACATCTTCGCCGAACCCCAGCCCTGGATGAAGCACGTGGACCGCATTGTGATGGAGATCCACGACAAGTACATCGACGGCGACGCCGTCCGCGCCACCCTGCGCGCCGCCGGGTTCACCCGCGTGCCGCCCCGCAGCCCCGACCCGGTGGGCTTCAACCCGGTTGAGCTGCACGTGCGCCCTGAGATCCTTCGATGA